In a genomic window of Quercus lobata isolate SW786 chromosome 4, ValleyOak3.0 Primary Assembly, whole genome shotgun sequence:
- the LOC115986005 gene encoding uncharacterized protein LOC115986005, translating to MEVSNLAARTETLSCENLRLELPPNQDPSLAPNLVLLAKLISSKPTSLNYVREVALKAWRPVYPMEVRRLDKNIFMFSFQHEVDAHKVFQGRPWSCRGGHLVLKKWSPDVTWQEVDFTSSAFWVQVHGLPTLWKTEDNLKRIGANIGRVLDVDLIGESSGVWKRFLRVQVELPVDKPLLPGFFLPRPNKTDSWIGLKYEKLANLCYKCGIIGHEEEACSGNLFQFSNPNGTRFKAAGPWLRPGNDDTPLDTTANSRQNTTPPPSTPTEEAATTSPETPLTPTSTTTDSNPTTVLHPDMGPQTMCELVPQHLQNTWQSARCTGAPETVPNCTKGNFFKSAELDPSQGTSNPLKLPQSEPCNQMGLTHNTPHPETLNLIRLTPVQISLKPIHNSEISTPPLNSPKPDISAQPNVPSTPNQPHFSSSDEINTSTIPHYITSTTSEPLKTQIPSPPPTHNPLKRKVSDEELGLFAKKFRKAISGPEPIFFDPGTVTLIP from the coding sequence aTGGAGGTCTCAAACCTTGCCGCTCGCACCGAAACACTATCCTGTGAAAACCTCAGATTAGAGCTCCCTCCAAACCAAGACCCATCCTTGGCACCAAATCTGGTACTCCTAGCTAAACTCATCTCGTCGAAACCCACCAGTCTCAACTATGTCAGAGAAGTTGCACTCAAGGCTTGGAGACCAGTCTATCCCATGGAGGTAAGGCGGCTTGATAAAAACATATTCATGTTCTCCTTTCAACATGAAGTTGACGCGCACAAAGTTTTCCAAGGAAGACCGTGGTCATGTCGAGGTGGACACCTTGTGCTAAAAAAATGGAGCCCGGATGTCACTTGGCAAGAAGTAGATTTTACATCCTCTGCTTTCTGGGTTCAAGTTCATGGACTCCCAACTCTATGGAAAACGGAAGACAACCTGAAAAGGATTGGTGCCAACATTGGAAGAGTATTAGACGTGGATTTAATTGGCGAGTCAAGCGGCGTCTGGAAGAGGTTCTTGCGTGTCCAGGTTGAGCTCCCAGTTGATAAACCCCTCCTCCCTGGTTTCTTCCTCCCTCGTCCAAACAAAACCGATTCCTGGATTGGGCTGAAATATGAGAAATTAGCAAACTTATGCTATAAATGTGGAATAATCGGTCATGAAGAAGAAGCTTGCTCAGGTAATCTCTTCCAATTTAGCAACCCCAATGGTACACGTTTCAAAGCTGCTGGGCCATGGCTAAGGCCTGGGAATGATGACACGCCGCTAGACACCACTGCCAATAGCAGGCAAAACACTACCCCACCACCATCTACCCCGACCGAAGAAGCTGCAACCACCAGCCCAGAAACGCCACTGACACCTACCTCAACGACTACGGACAGCAACCCAACAACTGTCCTTCACCCTGACATGGGACCACAAACCATGTGCGAGCTTGTACCTCAACACCTCCAAAATACGTGGCAATCAGCGAGGTGCACAGGTGCCCCTGAAACAGTGCCCAACTGTACGAAAGGGAATTTTTTCAAATCAGCTGAGCTGGATCCTTCACAAGGTACATCTAACCCTCTAAAACTCCCTCAATCTGAGCCTTGCAACCAAATGGGCCTAACCCATAACACCCCACACCCCGAAACTTTGAACCTCATTCGTTTAACCCCTGTCCAGATTAGTCTAAAGCCCATTCACAACTCAGAAATATCAACCCCGCCCCTCAATAGTCCTAAGCCCGATATTTCAGCCCAACCCAATGTCCCTTCTACACCCAACCAGCCCCACTTTTCCTCCTCTGACGAAATAAACACCTCTACCATTCCCCATTATATCACATCCACAACATCTGAACCCCTAAAGACTCAAATTCCTTCTCCCCCACCAACACACAATCCTCTGAAAAGAAAGGTTTCTGACGAGGAACTAGGGCTTTTTGCGAAGAAATTCAGGAAAGCAATCTCAGGACCTGAACCTATCTTCTTTGACCCTGGCACAGTCACTCTCATCCCATAA